The window AGGTCAATGAGCAGGGCGTTGACATCAGCCTTGCCGATGGGCAGGTTCTGCGAGGCCGCTTTGCGGTGCTGGCCACCGGCATGTACGCCGCCTCCCGCACCCCCCAGCGCCAGTCCAGCGGGCTGAACGCCGCCGCCGTCGACCCCTGGGACGTGGGCGCCATGCGTGAACTGGACCCGCAGGCGCGAGTGCTGATCATTGGTTCCGGGTTGACCATGGTCGATGCGGTGGTCTCGCTGCAGCAGGCCGGGCATCGTGGGCCGGTGCAGATTTTCTCGCGCCATGGCCTGCTGCCTCACGTGCGTCGGCAGCCGCCCACCTGGCCGGATTTTCTCGCTGAAGATCTCAGCCTCCGCAGCCCTCGACAGCTGATGCGCGCACTGCGCGAGCACTGTGAGCGGGCGATCGAGCGCGGCATCGATTGGCAAGCGCCACTGGACACCGTGCGGGCCAATATCGGCCGTTTGTGGCGTCAGGCGTCCGATGTGCAGCGTCGTCAATTTGTGCGTCATGTACGGCCGTGGTGGGAGAGTCATCACCATCGCTCGCCGCCGCTGAGCGCTGCCTTGCTGGCGCAACTGGTCGAAGAGGGACGCGTGTCGATTCACGCCGCCTCCTTGCAGGGCTTTGAAACCTTGCCTTCGGGCGAACTGCAGATTCGCATTCGCCGCCGTGGTGAGACCCAATCGTCACGTGTCACAGGCGACGCGCTGATCAACTCCACCGGCATCGAATACGACTGGCGCCGGGTGGATCGGCCATTACCCCGGCAGTTATTGGCGCGGGGCCTGATCCAGCCCGGCCCTTTGGCGCTCGGCATCGCCGCTGACCAGGGCGGCGCGGTGCTGGATGCGCAAGGCCAGGTGTCAGGCCGGCTGTTCGCCATGGGGCCACCGCTGCGCGGCCTGTGGTGGGAAAGCACTGCCGTGACCGACGTGGCGTTGCAGGCCAAGGCGCTGGCGGTGCGTTTGGCAAATAGCTGAACGATGGGTGACCTGTAGGAGCTGCCGAAGGCTGCGAACAGCGGTACGTCTGACACACCGCTGTTCGCAGCCTTCGGCAGCTCCTACGGGTCCAGCAAAACGGCTCCCGACCCTTTCTCACCCAACTGATCCCCCCAATTACGCAGCGGGCAGGCCTGCATTGACAGGCATCCGCAGCCAATGCAACCGGTCAACTGATCGCGCAGTTCGGTCAGGCGCGCGATGCGATCGTCCAGTTCGGTTTTCCACTGCACTGACAACTTGTCCCAGTCGGCGGCGGTGGGGGTTCGGTTTTCAGGCAGGGTCTGCAACGCGGCGTGGATGTTGGCCAGCGGGATGCCCAGCCGTTGCGCGACTTTGATCAGTGCGACCCGGCGCAGCATTTCCCTGGGGTAGCGGCGCTGGTTGCCCGCGTTACGCTGGCTGCTGATCAGGCCTTTGGTCTCATAGAAATGCAGGGCCGTGACCGTCACCCCGCTGCGGGCCGCCAATTGGCCCACGCTCAGCTGCTTGCCGACAGAATCCGGTTTTTTGCTGTTCGCCATAGTGTTCGCTTGACCTCTGGTTAAGTAGAGGTTTTACCCTGCGAGCCTTCGGTAAGGCAATACCCGAGTCCATCCCAACACTGGAGGCCAGCCATGGAGTCAGAACAGCGTCCTGGTTTTAATCAGCTTGTAGAATTCGTCGTTAACCCCGCACAGCACACTCAACTGGTGGCGGCGTTGATCGAGCAGATCGAGCGTCACACCTGCACCTATCCGGGCTTTGTCAGCGCCAGCGTGCAAGTCAGCGACGACGCCAGCCGCGTGTTGCAACAGATCATTTGGCAGTCCAGACAAGCCAGTGAAGAGGCTTTGCATAACGCAGAATCCGGCTCGGGGGATTTCACGGCGTTGCTCATCCGGCATGGCGTCAGCGCCGCGAGCTTCCGGGCGTTCCAGGTGGCGCGCACCCTGCATCTCAGGCATTGACGAAGGGTCAATACCTCAGACTGAAAGCTTCATCACGCGATCGCCCTGCAGATTCTCCCCGGCCCGCCGCTTGTTGACCGCCAGCTCGCCGATTCTTATCAGGTGAGTGCGGGTGACATTGCGGGTCAGGCCCAGCAGGGCGGCGGTGTGCACCTGGTTGCAGTGGCTGAAACGGTAGGCCGCACGGAGCAAGGCGTCTTCGACCTTTTCGTGCAACGCGCCCGCCTGTTCTTCGAACAGCTTTTGAAAGGCCCGTTGCAGCAGGGTGTCTGCGCTTTCATCGCTTGTGTGTGGATCGTCACGCTCAATGCGCAGGTTGGAAAGGCGCAAGTCGTCACGCTGAATCACGCCGTCGCGGCAGATTAGTAGCGTGTGGTGGATGACGTTTTCCAGCT of the Paucimonas lemoignei genome contains:
- a CDS encoding antibiotic biosynthesis monooxygenase — its product is MESEQRPGFNQLVEFVVNPAQHTQLVAALIEQIERHTCTYPGFVSASVQVSDDASRVLQQIIWQSRQASEEALHNAESGSGDFTALLIRHGVSAASFRAFQVARTLHLRH
- the soxR gene encoding MerR family transcriptional regulator; the protein is MANSKKPDSVGKQLSVGQLAARSGVTVTALHFYETKGLISSQRNAGNQRRYPREMLRRVALIKVAQRLGIPLANIHAALQTLPENRTPTAADWDKLSVQWKTELDDRIARLTELRDQLTGCIGCGCLSMQACPLRNWGDQLGEKGSGAVLLDP
- a CDS encoding pyridine nucleotide-disulfide family oxidoreductase; amino-acid sequence: MNSTLDPNTETADILIIGGGLSGSMLAVQLLRLPGKRRILLIEPRSELGRGEAYSATELGHTLNGNAARMSVDPDNVDDLTQWLTDHIAAGGWPEALEQDVPIAELFPPRGLFGVYVQQRLAEARAVGAVKGSSAEHVRGEVVDLQVNEQGVDISLADGQVLRGRFAVLATGMYAASRTPQRQSSGLNAAAVDPWDVGAMRELDPQARVLIIGSGLTMVDAVVSLQQAGHRGPVQIFSRHGLLPHVRRQPPTWPDFLAEDLSLRSPRQLMRALREHCERAIERGIDWQAPLDTVRANIGRLWRQASDVQRRQFVRHVRPWWESHHHRSPPLSAALLAQLVEEGRVSIHAASLQGFETLPSGELQIRIRRRGETQSSRVTGDALINSTGIEYDWRRVDRPLPRQLLARGLIQPGPLALGIAADQGGAVLDAQGQVSGRLFAMGPPLRGLWWESTAVTDVALQAKALAVRLANS